A stretch of Triticum aestivum cultivar Chinese Spring chromosome 1D, IWGSC CS RefSeq v2.1, whole genome shotgun sequence DNA encodes these proteins:
- the LOC123181379 gene encoding F-box protein PP2-A13, which yields MGAGVSSFFFGAAAEAAPGAAGLGDLPELCAAQVLLRLDAPEICRLARLNHAFRGAAGADFVWEAKLPENYRHLIGYVEGGGEEGRRRRRRAGTKEIYARLSRPVSFDDGTKEFWLEKSKGRVCMALSSKALVITGIDDRRYWTHMPTTESRFQSVAYLQQIWWFEVVGELDFCFPVGTYSLYFRVHLGKFSKRFGRRVCSTEHVHGWNKKPVRFQLSTSDGQNALSQCYLDEPGSWVLYHAGDFVSTNPRQALKLKFSMAQIDCTHTKGGLCVDSVLVYPKGFQQEKVVTGKISEMRSS from the exons ATGGGGGCGGGGGTctcgagctttttcttcggcgcggcggcggaggctgcGCCGGGTGCTGCGGGCCTGGGCGACCTGCCGGAGCTCTGCGCCGCGCAGGTGCTGCTCCGCCTCGACGCGCCGGAGATCTGCCGCCTCGCGCGCCTCAACCACGCCTTCCGCGGCGCCGCGGGGGCAGACTTCGTGTGGGAGGCCAAGCTGCCGGAGAACTACCGCCACCTGATCGGGTACGTCGAGGGCGGGGGCGAGGAGGGCAGGCGCCGGCGGCGCCGGGCCGGGACCAAGGAGATCTACGCCAGGCTCTCCAGGCCCGTCTCTTTCGACGACGGCACCAAG GAATTTTGGCTAGAGAAGAGCAAGGGTAGGGTTTGCATGGCGCTATCCTCCAAAGCTCTGGTCATAACTGGCATCGATGACAGGAGATATTGGACACACATGCCGACCACAGAATCGAG GTTCCAGTCCGTGGCATACCTTCAGCAAATCTGGTGGTTTGAAGTGGTTGGGGAGCTCGATTTCTGCTTCCCTGTTGGAACCTACAGTTTATACTTTAGGGTTCATCTTGGGAAGTTCAGCAAGCGGTTTGGACGTCGTGTTTGTAGCACCGAGCACGTCCACGGCTGGAACAAGAAGCCGGTGCGCTTCCAGCTCTCCACCTCAGACGGCCAGAATGCATTATCTCAATGCTACCTGGATGAGCCTGGGAGCTGGGTTCTGTACCATGCAGGCGATTTTGTTTCCACGAATCCCCGCCAGGCGCTGAAGCTGAAGTTCTCGATGGCGCAGATCGACTGCACGCACACGAAAGGTGGCCTGTGTGTCGACTCGGTGCTTGTGTACCCCAAGGGCTTTCAGCAAGAGAAGGTGGTGACCGGCAAGATCTCAGAGATGCGATCGTCGTAG